One Chitinophaga parva DNA segment encodes these proteins:
- a CDS encoding class I SAM-dependent methyltransferase, which produces MTKPNHTAERTALWRALHLQVDALPHIMEDEIGLRMVAPGADWRHRPDMDPDATKRIRASMVARGRFVDDLVLEQAANGVTQYVLLGAGLDSFAVRYPAVSEGLQLFEIDQEDTLAWKQARLHELGYTLPRNHHFVPVDFEAGISWKQKLLEAGFDNSRPAVISCTGVTLYLTREAVEAALWEAAGFAPGSVLAMTFILPADMIDPEDMPMQRRSAQGAQSGGTPFVSFFTPDDMRNMAEDAGFKTAKIISGRDLGTLYFKDRTDGLQPSNSEQFLVAGT; this is translated from the coding sequence ATGACCAAACCCAATCATACCGCGGAACGTACAGCCCTCTGGCGGGCGCTTCACCTGCAGGTGGATGCATTGCCCCATATCATGGAAGATGAAATAGGCCTCCGGATGGTGGCCCCTGGCGCAGACTGGCGCCATCGCCCTGATATGGACCCGGATGCCACTAAACGCATCCGTGCCTCTATGGTGGCCAGGGGCCGCTTCGTAGACGACCTGGTGCTGGAGCAGGCCGCCAATGGTGTTACACAATATGTACTCCTGGGCGCGGGCCTGGACTCCTTTGCCGTGCGCTATCCGGCAGTGAGTGAAGGGTTACAGCTGTTTGAGATAGACCAGGAAGATACGCTGGCATGGAAACAAGCCCGCTTGCACGAGCTGGGCTACACATTGCCCCGCAACCATCACTTTGTGCCAGTGGATTTTGAGGCAGGCATATCGTGGAAACAAAAACTACTGGAAGCAGGCTTTGACAATAGCCGCCCGGCCGTAATATCCTGCACCGGCGTAACGCTTTACCTTACCCGCGAAGCGGTGGAGGCCGCCCTGTGGGAAGCGGCAGGCTTTGCACCCGGTTCCGTACTGGCCATGACCTTCATTTTACCGGCAGATATGATAGATCCGGAAGACATGCCCATGCAACGCAGGTCAGCGCAGGGCGCCCAATCCGGCGGAACGCCCTTTGTGAGTTTTTTCACCCCGGATGATATGCGGAACATGGCAGAGGATGCAGGGTTTAAGACCGCGAAGATCATATCCGGCCGCGACCTGGGCACCCTGTATTTTAAAGACAGGACCGACGGATTACAGCCATCTAATTCGGAGCAGTTCCTGGTGGCAGGCACCTGA
- a CDS encoding apolipoprotein N-acyltransferase, whose translation MRFTDTFFSSRIGIIASVLFSACCYYFGNGLTGDCWFLVWVAPLPLLCVAMSNSWKATLVAAFIAYALGRMSWFSYLERVAFLVPAIILTIVPALIFAAIILLTRWITLRTRAWYACFAFPVFCCLFEYALIRQAPDGTAGSIAYSQMNCLPLIQVAALGGILGITFLITLIPSALAYLYIFRNVKKQWTRVLVVTVVIAGGALSFGMMRLSQPSPGQGLQVGMAVIREDLHNTSDKPNRVKDSTAAARYVQLVDSLGAKGALVVVLPERALSIDKQSEAAMLDTLRTVAAKRHLYLVAGYTNLRSDTERNSALLVGNATAIPGSYNKVHLVNGLETQFTPGHGIGLFNVGAVSAGVAICKDLDFQDYMRQYGLHHPQVLFVPAWDFAVDDWLHARMAVLRSVENGFPMVRAARIGQLTISDCYGRVLACASTAQGQEAVLAGAVPLQPCATFYTKHGDWPGIVCMAGAAWLLLLAIWKPSSL comes from the coding sequence ATGCGCTTTACAGACACGTTCTTTTCCTCCCGCATTGGTATCATTGCAAGCGTCCTGTTTTCCGCCTGCTGTTATTATTTTGGCAATGGCCTCACGGGAGATTGCTGGTTCCTGGTATGGGTCGCGCCATTGCCACTGCTTTGCGTGGCAATGAGTAATTCCTGGAAAGCCACTTTGGTGGCAGCTTTCATCGCTTACGCATTGGGGCGTATGAGTTGGTTTAGCTACCTGGAGCGGGTGGCATTCCTGGTGCCTGCTATTATCTTGACCATTGTGCCTGCATTGATCTTTGCCGCTATCATCCTGCTTACGCGCTGGATAACCTTACGCACCAGGGCCTGGTATGCATGCTTTGCTTTTCCTGTCTTCTGCTGCCTGTTTGAATATGCGCTCATCAGGCAAGCGCCGGATGGTACTGCCGGCAGTATTGCCTACTCACAAATGAATTGCCTGCCGCTTATACAGGTGGCGGCTCTGGGCGGTATCCTGGGGATTACATTCCTTATAACATTGATCCCATCTGCCCTGGCATACCTGTATATTTTCAGGAATGTAAAAAAGCAATGGACACGTGTACTGGTGGTAACGGTAGTGATAGCAGGAGGTGCTTTGTCTTTTGGTATGATGCGCTTAAGCCAACCCTCCCCGGGCCAGGGATTACAGGTGGGGATGGCAGTGATCCGGGAAGACCTGCATAATACTTCCGACAAACCAAACCGGGTGAAAGACAGCACCGCTGCGGCCCGGTATGTGCAACTGGTGGATAGCCTCGGCGCAAAGGGCGCATTGGTGGTAGTGCTGCCGGAACGCGCACTGAGTATAGATAAACAATCGGAAGCGGCCATGCTGGACACTTTGCGCACGGTGGCGGCTAAGCGGCACCTGTATCTCGTGGCCGGCTATACCAACCTGCGCAGCGATACGGAAAGGAACTCCGCCCTGCTGGTAGGCAACGCCACAGCCATCCCGGGTAGTTATAATAAAGTACACCTGGTGAATGGGCTGGAGACGCAATTCACGCCTGGTCACGGGATCGGGCTTTTCAACGTTGGTGCTGTTTCCGCGGGTGTGGCTATCTGCAAGGACCTGGACTTCCAGGATTACATGCGCCAGTACGGGCTGCATCATCCACAGGTGTTGTTTGTACCGGCATGGGATTTCGCGGTAGATGACTGGTTGCATGCGCGCATGGCGGTGCTGAGAAGTGTGGAGAACGGTTTTCCTATGGTAAGAGCTGCCAGGATAGGGCAACTCACGATCAGCGATTGTTATGGGAGGGTACTTGCCTGTGCCAGCACCGCGCAAGGGCAGGAAGCGGTGCTGGCCGGCGCCGTACCTTTGCAACCGTGTGCTACTTTCTACACGAAGCATGGCGACTGGCCGGGTATTGTATGCATGGCCGGCGCGGCATGGCTGCTCCTGCTGGCCATCTGGAAGCCTTCATCGCTTTGA
- a CDS encoding GNAT family N-acetyltransferase — translation MEPLPLSDIHIRTTLQPGDLGYIAYLHGQLYSRENGYGLSFEAYVLDGLKDFAKAYDPAADRIWMCEHAGTIIGFLVAQHREDAMQLRYFLFQPAYRGMGLGKRLVQLFLDFMKEKGSTHAYLWTTEEQHAAIALYTRFGFRLTEERSSDTFSKPILERRYDLSLA, via the coding sequence ATGGAGCCATTGCCGCTATCAGACATCCACATCAGGACCACCCTGCAGCCCGGCGACCTGGGTTATATTGCTTACCTGCATGGGCAGCTCTATTCCCGGGAAAATGGCTATGGGCTTAGTTTTGAGGCCTACGTGCTGGATGGGCTCAAAGATTTTGCAAAAGCATACGATCCTGCTGCGGACCGCATATGGATGTGCGAGCACGCAGGAACCATCATTGGATTCCTGGTGGCCCAGCACCGGGAAGATGCCATGCAGCTGCGTTATTTTCTTTTCCAGCCGGCCTACCGCGGCATGGGCCTGGGTAAAAGACTGGTCCAGCTGTTCCTTGATTTTATGAAAGAGAAAGGCAGCACCCACGCTTACCTCTGGACCACAGAGGAGCAACATGCCGCCATTGCACTCTATACCCGCTTTGGTTTCCGGCTTACGGAAGAAAGATCTTCCGATACTTTCAGCAAACCTATCCTGGAAAGGCGTTACGATCTCTCACTGGCATAA
- a CDS encoding NAD(P)H-binding protein has protein sequence MKIIVTGSLGNISKPLTSLLVSQGHAVTVISSDPKKMDAITAMHAKPAIGSLEDATFLTNTFAGADALYAMIPMDFAQTDQQAYMRRIARNYMQAVKTAGIKRVVVLSGWAANLVSAENVENEFEQIQGVTVCVLRPAYFYTNFYFSANMIRGKGFMGKLLALRYLGLGALLRGRTGLLLGNFGGDDRIVFVSPVDIAATAAEALQSPAPDRVRYVGSEEMTCNEAAAIIGASIGKPWLQWVRISDKQMLQGLKMAKMPQQLAETMVAMQAAMHSGKALEQFHLHQPPMGNVKLAAFAREFAAAYNHK, from the coding sequence ATGAAGATCATCGTTACCGGTTCACTGGGCAATATCAGTAAACCCCTTACCAGCCTGCTGGTAAGCCAGGGCCACGCTGTCACTGTGATCAGCAGCGATCCGAAAAAGATGGATGCTATCACCGCCATGCATGCCAAACCCGCCATCGGCTCACTGGAAGACGCGACTTTCCTCACCAACACCTTCGCCGGGGCAGATGCCCTGTATGCCATGATCCCCATGGACTTTGCGCAGACGGACCAGCAGGCCTACATGCGCAGGATAGCACGCAATTACATGCAGGCGGTAAAAACCGCTGGGATTAAACGCGTGGTAGTATTGAGCGGGTGGGCGGCCAACCTGGTGAGCGCCGAAAATGTAGAAAATGAATTTGAACAGATACAGGGCGTAACCGTTTGTGTACTGCGCCCTGCCTACTTCTACACTAATTTTTACTTCTCCGCAAACATGATACGCGGCAAAGGGTTTATGGGCAAACTGCTGGCCCTCCGCTACCTGGGGCTGGGCGCCTTATTGCGCGGGCGCACCGGTTTGTTGCTGGGTAATTTCGGGGGCGATGACCGCATCGTATTTGTGTCGCCGGTAGATATTGCCGCCACTGCCGCGGAAGCTTTACAGTCACCGGCGCCGGACCGGGTACGCTACGTGGGCAGTGAAGAAATGACCTGCAACGAGGCGGCCGCCATTATTGGTGCATCCATCGGCAAGCCCTGGCTGCAATGGGTCCGGATCTCCGACAAGCAAATGTTGCAGGGCCTGAAAATGGCAAAGATGCCGCAACAACTGGCCGAAACCATGGTGGCTATGCAGGCCGCCATGCACAGCGGTAAAGCATTGGAACAGTTCCATCTGCACCAGCCGCCCATGGGCAACGTGAAACTGGCAGCCTTTGCCAGGGAGTTTGCCGCGGCCTATAACCATAAATAA
- a CDS encoding helix-turn-helix domain-containing protein, whose product MPGKLPHRIRTITEFHRLTGLPQPVHPLISVVNVGAVVPPVMEGHFSRIFDFYSISMKHMDQGRYHYGQQTSDFDEGVLFFMAPGQVFGMEVNKNMVKRPTGWMILVHPDFLWNTSLAKSIKQYEFFDYSVHEGLYLSEKEELLLTAISQSIEQEYNANIDAYTQYVIIAQLELLLTYSERFYQRQFLTRKVANHEILVRMEALLAAYFKSGALATKGLPSVAYIAENLHLSPSYLSSLLKSLTGQSTQQHLHDKLIELAKEKLSTTTLSVSEIAYELGFEHLQSFSKLFKHKTHLSPLEFRQSFN is encoded by the coding sequence ATGCCAGGAAAACTTCCCCATAGGATCAGGACCATTACGGAGTTTCACCGGTTGACAGGCCTGCCCCAACCGGTGCACCCGCTCATCAGCGTGGTGAATGTGGGGGCCGTGGTGCCACCCGTGATGGAAGGCCACTTCAGCAGGATCTTTGATTTTTACAGCATTTCCATGAAGCACATGGACCAGGGTCGCTACCACTATGGCCAGCAAACCTCTGACTTTGATGAAGGCGTGCTGTTCTTCATGGCACCAGGGCAGGTCTTTGGCATGGAGGTGAATAAGAACATGGTGAAACGCCCTACCGGCTGGATGATACTGGTGCACCCGGACTTTTTGTGGAATACTTCGCTGGCAAAAAGCATTAAACAATACGAATTTTTCGATTACTCCGTGCACGAAGGCCTCTACCTGTCTGAAAAGGAAGAATTGCTGCTCACGGCCATTTCCCAAAGCATTGAACAGGAATACAACGCTAACATTGATGCCTATACGCAATATGTGATCATTGCGCAGCTGGAGCTGCTGCTTACATACTCAGAGCGCTTTTACCAGCGCCAGTTCCTTACGCGCAAAGTGGCCAACCACGAAATACTGGTCCGCATGGAAGCCTTGCTGGCAGCGTATTTCAAAAGTGGCGCGCTGGCCACCAAGGGGCTTCCCAGTGTTGCCTACATTGCGGAGAACCTGCACCTCTCCCCCAGCTATTTAAGCAGCCTGTTAAAATCATTGACTGGACAAAGCACCCAGCAGCACCTGCATGATAAACTGATAGAACTGGCCAAGGAAAAGCTGAGCACCACGACCCTCTCTGTGAGCGAGATTGCCTATGAGCTGGGATTTGAGCACTTGCAGTCCTTCAGTAAATTATTTAAGCACAAGACCCATCTTTCCCCGCTGGAATTCCGGCAGTCGTTTAACTGA
- a CDS encoding MaoC family dehydratase has product MIIINNFEEYAAYLNKEIGVSNWHKIDQQQIDKFAAATLDFQWIHTDQERAKCESPFKSTIAHGYLTLSLIPYLWKQITDVRNIKMEINYGIEDFKFGQPVLVNNEVQLRAKLHSIVNLRGVTKVVIGATLNIKDQAKPAYTGNVVFLYHFI; this is encoded by the coding sequence ATGATAATAATCAACAACTTCGAAGAGTACGCTGCGTATCTAAACAAAGAAATAGGTGTTTCTAACTGGCATAAAATCGACCAGCAACAGATCGACAAATTTGCCGCCGCAACGCTGGATTTCCAGTGGATCCATACAGACCAGGAGAGGGCAAAATGCGAAAGCCCCTTTAAAAGCACCATTGCCCACGGTTACCTCACGTTATCATTAATACCATATCTCTGGAAGCAGATCACAGATGTGCGTAATATCAAAATGGAGATAAACTACGGTATTGAGGATTTTAAATTTGGCCAGCCTGTGCTGGTGAACAACGAGGTGCAGTTAAGGGCTAAGCTCCATTCCATCGTTAATCTGAGGGGTGTTACAAAAGTTGTGATCGGCGCTACGCTGAATATTAAAGATCAGGCGAAGCCCGCGTATACGGGGAATGTGGTTTTCCTGTATCATTTTATTTAG
- a CDS encoding Crp/Fnr family transcriptional regulator, with protein MHPLLKQYVAGRIALTPDQEALVDQCFVPRHTVRGEILVQAGTVARHLYFVAKGCLRIFLTNEAGEESTRFLVFEGSMGTAFPSFILRQPSAAAVQTPEPSELLQLSYENRVRLQQEIPGWETLDRIGVELAYIDAIRRIEQLISADSRERYRLLMEEHPEMIKRLPSRIIADYLGITPETLSRLKSKR; from the coding sequence ATGCACCCGTTGTTGAAACAATATGTAGCAGGCAGGATCGCGCTGACGCCCGACCAGGAAGCGCTGGTGGACCAATGTTTTGTGCCGCGGCACACCGTGCGGGGCGAGATCCTGGTGCAGGCGGGCACGGTAGCGCGTCATCTCTATTTCGTGGCAAAGGGTTGCCTGCGCATTTTCCTGACCAATGAAGCAGGCGAAGAATCCACGCGTTTCCTGGTGTTTGAAGGCAGCATGGGCACGGCGTTCCCCAGCTTTATCCTGCGCCAGCCTTCCGCCGCCGCGGTACAAACACCGGAACCATCGGAGCTTTTACAACTGAGTTATGAAAACCGCGTGCGCCTGCAACAGGAGATTCCCGGCTGGGAAACACTGGACCGCATTGGCGTGGAGCTGGCTTACATTGATGCCATCCGCCGCATAGAGCAATTGATCAGCGCCGATTCGCGGGAGCGTTACCGGCTGCTGATGGAAGAGCACCCGGAAATGATAAAGCGGCTGCCTTCGCGCATTATAGCAGATTACCTGGGCATTACCCCGGAAACACTCAGCCGCCTGAAGTCAAAGCGATGA
- a CDS encoding NAD(P)H-binding protein, translating into MKITVTGALGNISKPLTEILVQQGHQVTVISSQPERAGAITQLGAIPAIGTIFDRDFLTRAFTGADLVYTMIPPVASFNDPTADLMALCRAISENYKAAVAATGVKRLIHLSSIGAHMQEGNGLLALHTQAEKTLAQLEGVDITFMRPTGFYYTLYHFIGMIKQQGFIAANHGGDDMALYVAPADIAAAIAAEITLPAQHRKVVYVNSEELTCSQVAAILGEAIGKPALQWHVISNEQMLAGLLSAGMQPAIAAGYVEMFDQVHNGTLYADYFQHRPVQGPTKLHTFAKDFAAAYHQ; encoded by the coding sequence ATGAAAATAACTGTAACCGGTGCGCTGGGCAACATCAGCAAGCCGCTCACTGAAATACTCGTACAGCAGGGCCACCAGGTAACCGTGATCAGCAGCCAGCCGGAAAGGGCCGGCGCCATTACACAACTGGGCGCCATCCCCGCTATCGGCACTATCTTCGACCGTGATTTTTTAACGCGGGCCTTCACAGGTGCAGACCTGGTGTACACCATGATACCGCCTGTGGCCAGTTTCAATGATCCCACTGCAGACCTGATGGCACTTTGCCGCGCTATATCGGAAAATTACAAAGCAGCCGTGGCCGCAACAGGCGTAAAACGGCTCATCCACCTAAGCAGCATAGGAGCCCATATGCAGGAAGGTAACGGGCTACTGGCGCTTCACACGCAGGCAGAGAAGACCCTGGCCCAACTGGAAGGTGTAGACATTACCTTCATGCGCCCCACCGGGTTTTATTATACGCTGTATCATTTCATTGGCATGATCAAACAGCAGGGCTTTATTGCCGCCAATCACGGCGGGGATGACATGGCCCTGTACGTAGCGCCGGCAGACATTGCAGCTGCTATTGCAGCAGAAATAACCCTGCCCGCACAACACCGCAAGGTCGTATATGTGAACAGTGAAGAGCTCACCTGCAGCCAGGTGGCAGCCATTCTTGGTGAGGCCATTGGCAAACCAGCCCTGCAATGGCACGTGATCTCCAATGAACAGATGCTGGCGGGCCTCCTCAGCGCCGGCATGCAACCCGCCATAGCCGCCGGTTACGTGGAAATGTTTGACCAGGTGCATAACGGCACCCTGTACGCAGATTATTTCCAACACCGCCCGGTACAGGGCCCTACCAAACTGCACACCTTTGCAAAAGATTTTGCCGCCGCCTATCATCAATAA
- a CDS encoding MarR family winged helix-turn-helix transcriptional regulator → MNGKQTTIQDIRAFNRFYTGLIGLLNDGLLDSDYSLAEVRVLYEIHTHGHISASQIMSLIYIDKGYLSRVLKQFEKDGLIAKKISKEDARVTMVSLTAKGSKLFAALNEASNQQINMLITPLAPEQQQALVHHMHAIMHLLKDGLPG, encoded by the coding sequence ATGAATGGTAAACAAACCACCATACAGGATATCCGCGCATTTAACCGTTTTTACACCGGCCTCATAGGGCTGCTGAACGACGGCCTGCTGGATAGTGATTACTCCCTGGCAGAAGTGCGCGTGCTCTATGAGATCCACACCCATGGCCACATCAGCGCTTCCCAGATCATGTCACTCATTTACATTGACAAGGGGTACCTGAGCCGTGTGCTGAAGCAGTTTGAAAAAGATGGATTAATAGCGAAAAAAATTTCCAAAGAAGATGCGCGCGTAACCATGGTATCGCTCACGGCAAAAGGTAGCAAGCTGTTTGCCGCACTGAACGAAGCGTCCAATCAACAAATAAATATGCTCATTACGCCACTGGCGCCGGAGCAGCAGCAGGCACTGGTACACCACATGCATGCCATCATGCATTTGTTGAAAGACGGGTTGCCGGGATAA
- a CDS encoding trimeric intracellular cation channel family protein, translating to MNQLHPLYFFIDLAGTFAFAISGAEAARQKGLDIFGIAVLAFAVACGGGIIRDVCIGAIPPAGLSDWHYLVTAIAASIITITLQPLVKLLNRPVIFFDALGLALFAVSGARKTLSMGYNNEVAILLGMITAVGGGILRDIMLARVPVVLEKEVYASAALLGAAVVTFGTWWGWAGDAVFLAGFLSSFALRLLAIQFHWQLPAFKDRKG from the coding sequence TTGAACCAGCTTCATCCTCTTTACTTTTTCATAGATCTTGCAGGCACCTTTGCCTTTGCCATCAGTGGTGCGGAAGCCGCCCGTCAAAAGGGGCTGGATATCTTTGGCATTGCCGTGCTGGCCTTTGCAGTAGCCTGCGGGGGCGGCATTATCCGCGACGTATGCATTGGCGCCATCCCGCCCGCGGGCTTGTCAGACTGGCATTACCTGGTTACCGCCATTGCAGCGTCTATCATTACTATCACATTACAACCGTTGGTGAAATTGCTGAACCGGCCCGTGATCTTTTTTGATGCGCTGGGGCTGGCCCTCTTCGCCGTATCCGGCGCCCGCAAAACGCTGAGCATGGGGTATAATAATGAGGTGGCCATCCTGCTGGGCATGATCACCGCGGTGGGTGGTGGCATCCTGCGGGATATTATGCTGGCCCGCGTGCCGGTGGTGCTGGAAAAAGAAGTGTATGCCTCCGCAGCCTTGCTGGGAGCCGCTGTGGTTACCTTTGGTACCTGGTGGGGATGGGCGGGTGATGCTGTGTTCCTGGCGGGTTTCCTGAGCAGTTTTGCACTGCGCCTGCTGGCCATCCAGTTTCACTGGCAGCTGCCTGCATTTAAGGACAGGAAAGGATAA